The stretch of DNA CCGGCGAGCAGGGACGGGGGTTCGCGGTGGTGGCGGACGAAGTGCGCAAACTGGCCGAGCGTTCCGCGCTGTCGGCTGGCGAAATTGCCTCGGTAACGCAGGTGCTGAACAGCCAGTCCGAGCAGGTGGTGAAAAGCATTTCCGTGGGGCTGGGCGCACTGGAAACCAGCCGGCAGTGCGTGCAGACCGTGACCGCATCGCTGGAACAGGCCAGCAGCTCGGTGCGCCAGGTCGGGGTCGGGGTCAGTCAGGTAGCGAGTTCGGTGCAGGAGCAGAAGGTCGCCAGCGCCGATATCGCCCGCTACGTGGAAAGCATTGCCCAGATGGCCGAGGAGAACAGCGCCGCCAGCCAGGAAAGCTCGACGGCGTCGGCGCGGCTGGAAACCCTGTCCGGCACGCTGAAAGGTGCCATCCGCCGCTTTACGGTGTAAGCCACGGGCCGCCGGAAGCCGGGTCGGGCTTCCGGCGGCCTGCCGTCAGTTGCGGATCGACGTGCCTTCCCACAGCAGCATCAGCGGGCTGATGCGGAAGTTCTGCACTTCCTTGCGGGTCGGCTTGTAGACGATCGAGTGCGCGATCGGGCTGAACGGCAGTTCCTTCATGAACACGGCCTGGGCCTTCGAGTACAGCTGGGTCCGCACCTTCGGGTCACTGTTCAGTTTGGCGTCGGTCACCAGCTTGTCGAACTGCGGATTGCACCACTGGGCGTAGTTGCTGCCGCCGATCGAATCGCAGGCCAGCAATGCGCCGAGCCAGTTGTCCGGATCGCCGTTGTCGCCCGACCAGCCATACAGCACTGCATCATGCTCGCCACGCTTGGCGCGCTTGTTGTACTCGCCCCACTCATAGCTGACGATATGGCTCCTGACACCGACCCGGGCCCAGTCGGCCTGGATCATCTCGGCCATGCGCTTGGCGTTCGGGTTGTACGGGCGCTGGACCGGCATCGCCCACAGCGCAATGTCCAGACCGGCCGGCACACCGGCCTTCTTCAGCAAGGCGGCCGCCTGTTTCGGGTCATGCCCCTGGCCCTTCAGTCTGGCATCGTAGCCCCACTGCGTCGGCGGCATCGGGTGATCGGCCAGGATGCCGGTTTCGCCATACAGTCCCTTGAGGATGGCCTGCTTGTCGATGGCCATGTCCAGCGCGCGGCGCACGTCGGTGCGGTCCAGCCATTTCTTTTTGGTATTGAACGCCAGATAGCCGATATTCAGCCCCGGCAGCGATTGCATGCGGATGTGCGGATCGCGCTTCAGCGTCTCGATGTCGGCCGGTTTCAGGTAGGCGGTGACATGACATTCGCCGGACTTGAGCTTCTGTGCGCGCACGGCCGAATCCGGCGTGATCGCATAGACCAGATTGTCGATCTTCACGTCCTTGCCGCGCCAGTAGGCCGGGTTTTTCGTGAAGCGGATGCTGGCATCCTTCTGGTAGCTGCGAAACTGGAACGGACCGGTACCGACCGGTTTCTGGTTGATGTCCTGCGGCGTGCCGCGTTTCAGCAGCTGGCCGGCGTACTCGGCCGACAGGATGCCGGCGAAATCGGTCGCGGTATCCTGCAGGAAGGCGGCGTTCGGCTGTTTCAGCACGAAGCGGACGGTATGGTCGTCGACCTTTTCCACCCGGTCGAGCATCTTGTCCAGGCCCAGGTC from Microvirgula aerodenitrificans DSM 15089 encodes:
- a CDS encoding ABC transporter substrate-binding protein, whose protein sequence is MPAPTLSRCLLTLSLLAAAPAMGSTLIYCSEGSPEGFDPGQYTSGITFQALSGTVYNRLIEFESGSTRIRPGLAESWTVSPDGKVYTFHLRRGVKFHTTPYFKPTRDFNADDVVFTWTRYADANQPFRKAYPTEFPYYADLGLDKMLDRVEKVDDHTVRFVLKQPNAAFLQDTATDFAGILSAEYAGQLLKRGTPQDINQKPVGTGPFQFRSYQKDASIRFTKNPAYWRGKDVKIDNLVYAITPDSAVRAQKLKSGECHVTAYLKPADIETLKRDPHIRMQSLPGLNIGYLAFNTKKKWLDRTDVRRALDMAIDKQAILKGLYGETGILADHPMPPTQWGYDARLKGQGHDPKQAAALLKKAGVPAGLDIALWAMPVQRPYNPNAKRMAEMIQADWARVGVRSHIVSYEWGEYNKRAKRGEHDAVLYGWSGDNGDPDNWLGALLACDSIGGSNYAQWCNPQFDKLVTDAKLNSDPKVRTQLYSKAQAVFMKELPFSPIAHSIVYKPTRKEVQNFRISPLMLLWEGTSIRN